The DNA sequence CGTCCGCTTGCCCGCGTCGATGAGGTACCCGGCGACCGGAGACAAGACGAGTCCGGCGACAAAGAGAGCCAACGCGGGGGTGTCTGACGGCGCCTGCTCACGATCGATCGACCACCACATGGCGGCATGGTCGAAGTCGGCGAAACGCACGAGGAATGTGAGCACGGTGATGGCCAGCAGTGCCGCCAGCACGACGGGACGGGTCAGCACGTCCGCGGCGATCAGTGCCGCCGAGCCCCTGCGCCGCGTCTGCGCGAAGAGCGCACCGAAGGACGCCACCACGATGATCCCGAGGATCACCGCGCGCACCGGCGAGGATTCGTCGATCAGGAGCCAGGCCAGCGCGGACACCCCAACCAGCCACAGCAGCGCGCCAACGAGGTCGAAGGTGTCGAAGGTGCCAACGAATTCGCGGTGTGGCTGAGTGAGAACCACGACCAGCACCACGACGGTCGCCGCAAGGATCCCGTAGGTGATCGGGCGCCAGTTCTGCGGCGAGTTGATGTCCAAAACCTGACCCGCCAGCATGGCCAACGGGTACATCGCCACCCAGAATCCCAAGGACAGACCGCGGCCCTGCCGAGGCGTCGAATGCAGGACGATCAGCATCGAGGCCACCATGGTCAGCCCAGCGCCCAGTGCCGAAACCAGCATCACCCAGGCAAGCAACGTCGCCGATCCCGGTATCAACGAACCGGCCGTCGACAGGCCCAGGATCACCAGGCCGGCGGCCAGGAAGGTTGTCGGCCGAATGTGATTTCCCAACCGGGCGAACACAAGCAATGTCACCACTGCCACCACGTCACCCGCGACGGTCGCCCACTCCACGGTGCCGAGGGCGTCATCACCCCGGTCCACTCCCCACACCGCCGCCAGACCGTGGTCCAGCATGGTCACCCTCGCCACCAGTAGCGCGGCGCAAGCGATAAAGACGTGCCGTACGGCCAGATTCATGTCACCTTCATTCTCTCGTCGTGATCACTCTATGAGCCCCATCCACATTCGTCCTGCGATAGCCGTTATCGCCAGAGCTACCTATGGACCGGCCGAGTCGGTTCTGCGCCTGCCCCGCGCCCATCGGATGGCCCGGAAGGCCACCCATCCCAGCGCGACCATCAGCATCAGCACCACGACAAACGCAAGGATCGGCAACGCCAAGGCGAGAATCGTCAGGACCAGCGAAGTGCCATCTTCGGCAGTCGAGACCACCGGATTCCCCACGCCGGCAGTGGTGCCCGTCACAAAGGGACGTGCGACCGTTCGGCCGGCATGCACACTGCCGGCGGTGATGGCCCCGAGGATCGCCGCTACCGCCGGGGGCAGATTCGAGGAAAGGCTCGTTTCTGCCGTGAACAGAATGGCTCCCGAGGCCGGCGCGATGAATGTGCCGACCGCATGCAGGACCGAGTCCAGGGCCGGAATCTTGTCGCCGACGAGGTCGAGCACGAAGATGACCGCAAGAACGACGAGCGCCGGCGTAGAGGACAGCCAGCCATACGACGATCCGAGCTCGATCCACCCGAATCGATCGGCGGCACCCACCGCGAGCAGCGGCAGCCAGGCATTCAGTCCGGCGGCACCGGAAAGCCCGAATGCCCCGAGGATGGCGCTGATGGCCGCGG is a window from the Mycobacteroides salmoniphilum genome containing:
- a CDS encoding MFS transporter, whose product is MNLAVRHVFIACAALLVARVTMLDHGLAAVWGVDRGDDALGTVEWATVAGDVVAVVTLLVFARLGNHIRPTTFLAAGLVILGLSTAGSLIPGSATLLAWVMLVSALGAGLTMVASMLIVLHSTPRQGRGLSLGFWVAMYPLAMLAGQVLDINSPQNWRPITYGILAATVVVLVVVLTQPHREFVGTFDTFDLVGALLWLVGVSALAWLLIDESSPVRAVILGIIVVASFGALFAQTRRRGSAALIAADVLTRPVVLAALLAITVLTFLVRFADFDHAAMWWSIDREQAPSDTPALALFVAGLVLSPVAGYLIDAGKRTLVAVLGVVLLVAGVVATVIELDAATTEGGLILGLLFSGAGIGTLAVYLFYAVFHGVSPVQLTVVGGLAVTASALGVVLGQFVRQRAEVDLLTGYGLTHPSVFADVVGLIVVLIALLAGALLIVERRRHDSADSEPADK
- a CDS encoding DUF4126 domain-containing protein, whose amino-acid sequence is MEITAAISAILGAFGLSGAAGLNAWLPLLAVGAADRFGWIELGSSYGWLSSTPALVVLAVIFVLDLVGDKIPALDSVLHAVGTFIAPASGAILFTAETSLSSNLPPAVAAILGAITAGSVHAGRTVARPFVTGTTAGVGNPVVSTAEDGTSLVLTILALALPILAFVVVLMLMVALGWVAFRAIRWARGRRRTDSAGP